TTTTGGTTACAGATTATTTATTTAATTCATCAATTCATAAGTACAACAAAAGTAAAGCTACAATAAATAAAATTCTCCTATGGATCTTTCACATGGTGTTATAGTTCTTACTCAAAGAACAGCGTTCCTTGTCTAACACGTCAATAACAGAGAGCTTTTTCAAAGCCTCTCCTGTCAGTTCAATCTTAGCATCAGATTCCTGATGATCATTCAGTATCGAATCATTTGTTTCCGACTGATAATCTCAATGGAGTTCTATCGCAATCCTCATCATCGTGGCTTCTTCTTGAACTTAATCTACCATTTTCTTGTTCTTGTTCTTGTTCTTGTTCTACCACCACATTCCCGAGCTGCACGTGCCTCTCACCTTCCATCGGCTCGACCGCAGCCACGGGATCTGAAGCTGACGTGGCGTTTTCCGTGATGCTCTTTCCTTCGCCTTTCTCCGGGTCGAAACTGGCGACGCTTTTGCTTACGGAGACGGTGCAGGGCTTGAGGACGCAGGAGTAAAGGTAAGCCAAGAACCAGAAGAGCCAAGGGATACCAGCGAAGAACATACCCGCTGGTAGAAACAGAGGGTTCGGATCAGGGAGGAGGAGGTAAAGTCCGAGAAGGACTCCTCCTGAGAGGATACATGAAAGAAAAAGAAGAGCGACGATGTATATTCTTGGATCACCTCTTCTCTGCTCCATTCGATTTCTGAAACACCAAGAGATCTTCTTCTTTTGTATGTGTTTGATTGTTTCTTTTTCGTTTATCTGTTTGTTTCTTTCTTCTGTTGGGACAATTGTGAGAACGAAAAAGTGGGTGTAACAGAAACCTGAAAGACCGCAAAGTGCGGACTTGGTTTTATTTATTTATTTTGCACTTTTTTTTCTCCAAATTACTATGAAAAATTTGTTAGTAGTGTCGTTGTGAAGTTGTTCGAGACCTTTCCATAAAACTGGAAACAGAAATGTAAAACTTACTTTTTATCTTAACAAACTAACAAGTTTTTTTTTGCATGTAGAACAACTGGTAATATACCGTACGACCACGTAAAAATAAGACTATAGGGTAGATACACATGGTTATCGACTTATCGTGCTATCTATCAATCAAGATGCGACTAACGTTCACGATGTCGAATACATGATCTCCACTTTACAAAAGAAAAAACGTTATCTAGTA
This genomic interval from Brassica oleracea var. oleracea cultivar TO1000 chromosome C2, BOL, whole genome shotgun sequence contains the following:
- the LOC106326493 gene encoding uncharacterized protein LOC106326493; translation: MEQRRGDPRIYIVALLFLSCILSGGVLLGLYLLLPDPNPLFLPAGMFFAGIPWLFWFLAYLYSCVLKPCTVSVSKSVASFDPEKGEGKSITENATSASDPVAAVEPMEGERHVQLGNVVVEQEQEQEQENGRLSSRRSHDDEDCDRTPLRLSVGNK